From Terriglobia bacterium:
AGCGCAAAATCACCAGCATGCCGTTGTCTTTGAGGTGATCGAAATACGCCCTGAACGCCTCGGTCGTGTAGAGATAGTTTTCGGAAAGCGACAGGCCTCCCGAAGCGACAGACGCCCAGGAGTCGACGAACCCCAGGAAAATGACGTCGAATTTTTTCTCGGTGCGGCTGATGAAGTTGCGGCCTTCGCTTTGCACGACGTCCACGTCCGGTCTATCGTAGAGATTGCCTGCGAGAGCGCCGTAGTGGCGCACGAACTGCAGCATCAGCGGATTCATTTCACAGGCCGTTACACGGCGGCTGCCGGCGGCCAGAGCCGCGACAACGTCCGCCCCGCCTCCCGGACCGATGACCAGCGTTTCAGCATCGGGCTCGAAGCGAAATGGAAGGGCGCGATATGAATCCTTCACTCCGCCGAGGCTTTCGACCCGCCCATCCCACGGATAAACACTGGTCCACGCATCCGAATCGATATAAAGGCGCGCCAGGCCCGTCACGCCTTCAACTGCGCTGATCCGCGAATAAGCGTTCCAGCCTTCCTGTGCAACCTTCGCGTTCGGATGGCGATCCATGTCTTTACGCATCGCCTTGATCGTTCCGGGAATCACGCGGAACAGATTTGAACGCTCGTTGACGATGGCAGAGGCCGCAACAACGATCCCCAGCACGATTCCGACCGGGCGCAATTTCAACGAAAGGGCGGCCGCCGCTCCGAGCGCGGCCGCGGCCGCCACAAGAACGGTCGCTTCACCTCCAAGCGCCTGCAGCAGGAACGTGACACTCAGGGCGCCGAGCGAGGCGCCGAGCAGGTCCACAAAATAGAGGCCGCCGGCCCGTTCGCGATGAAGATCGAAAACGACCGACAGCGTAATTCCTGCCAGTAGAAAAGGCGCGAGGGGTAGAACGAAATAGAGCGGCAGCCGCGAGAAATCGAAGGGAAACCGGACCAGAACCCAGAGACAGACAGGCAGGCTGAGTCCGTATAAAAGCGCGGCTACCGCCGCATGCTCGGTCGTAGCTGGCCTGAAGCGCCGCCAGACGTGCGCCACCATACCGCCGAGACCCCACCCCAGAAGCGCAATGGAGATCGCAACAAAAGCAAAGTGGTACCAGATCGTCGCGGAATAAATGCGGGTCAGACCGATCTCGAAAACAAGCCCGGAGAACGTCGTCAAAAATACGGCTGTCCGGACAGACAGAGGCAGGCCGGATCTCGTCATTCTGCTTCGTCGCCCGCGTCGTCTGCTTTCTTCTTCGGCGCCGAAACGGGCTGGTTGCCGATCCGCTCCTCGACAAAGTAGCCGGGATGGTAAGCGCCTCGTTTAAGATTCAATTCCCGGCAGTATTTTGTGGCGTCTTCAGCAGTCTTGAACTGTGCCGGAACCGGCCGCTTGCCGAATCCGCCTATCTCTTTAGGTTGTTTGGACAAAACCCAGAACGATCTTTTTGGCATTCTTCCTCGCGAACTTCATTTTTCCGCCAAAAGTGTACACCAGTCCGCCCGGACAACACATGCTACTCTCCGGGATTGTCATCCGCTGTCCCGGATCCCTTTTGAAGTCGTGACGGCCCGGGCTTGAAGCAGCCAGACCTTTCCTTCTTTCCAGGCCCACTCGATATCGACCGGCACGCTCAGGTGTTCCTCGGCCTTACAGGCAAGGTCGGCAACGGCTCGAATACCTTCGTCCGAAAGCGAAGGATGACTGACGAAAGCTTCGGGCATGGGCACAAGAACAGAGCCACCCGGCCTTAATAGCGATTTAACGTGTTTCGCGGCTATGCGCCGCTCGATCACTTGACCGCTCTTCTTCGTTACTGTGAATCCATCCGGATTCACATGCCCGCCCACCACAGAATCACCGACGCCAAAATTCGATTCAATCAGGATCCGGTCACTGGCACCGGTCACCGGATCGACAGTGAATGCCACGCCTGCTGCCTCCGCTTCAATCATTCTCTGCACAATAACAGCGCCGCCCTGCACGCCTGCGCCGCGGCTTTTCCGATAGAGAGCAGATTGGGCATTGAGAAACGATGCGAAACACCGCGCAATTGCCGCGGAAATCGGTTCAAAACCTCGGACGCCAAGGATGGTTTCATACTGGCCGGCAAAACTCGAATATTCGGAGTCCTCGGAGTAGCCTGACGATCGTACAGCAAAAACCGAATGTGAACCGATCCGCTCTTCGAGCGAGCGGAGGTGCATGGCAAGGTCGGGCTCTGACGCCGTCGTAACAAGGAAACCCTCAGGGACCGGAAAATTCGCGGAGAGGAATGTGGCAAGCGCGGACGCCTTTCCGCCGGCAAGATTAACGTCCCGGGCTGCCTGATGGTCGAGAGGATAGATCATGATCGTCTTGGATTGCGCTCCCAAAAACTCCAAAAAGGCATCATTGTGTAACACCTATTCGCTGGAAGTGCAAGATGGGTCAGCACTAAACCCTGTAAGGTCTTTATGAAATCGATCTCACTGGCCGGCAGGGATCACCTTCACTTCAACAGGCAATTTCGACAGCTCGGTGATTTTGACGGGGGTTCCAAGTTCTTCGTATTTCCGGAGGAATTCCGGATCGTTGAATTCGTAGTCATCGATATCTTCCCAGGCGAAGAGCTTGTAATCGCCGGGAGCAACCGTACGCATTATGAATTGTCCGTTCTGGTCGCTGGTTGCATAGCGGTAGAGATCGTGACGATTGCGCAGGCCGTCCGGAATAAGAATAGCCTGGACGCCGCGGACGGGATGATGATCCCGATCGACGAGCGTTCCATCGACTTCTCCAACCTGAGAGCTCAGCACGATTTCAAGGCCGCCTGAGACAGACCCACTGATAGAAGCGCCGCCGAGAATGTCGGCGCTGTCCAGTTGTGCTTCTTTCACATAAAATCCCTGCTGCAGTGGGGTCATCGACAAGCGGTAACTGCCGGGCTGCACATTTTCGATTACAAATGTGCCATCGTTCGAAATGGCTTTCGAAATTTCCATGCTGGCCGTCGGAATTTCCCGGCCGGCTACAACTGGCGTGAGGACAATCTCGACACTGTCCAAATTCGGCAGTGACGAAACGGCGGCGCCTCCTTCAATAGATAAGCGGCCTGGAATGGTCATTCCCGGAGAAAACACGATCACGACGTTCTCCACATCCGCATTAGAGACATCGACCGCAATACGCCCCTGCTGGCGCTCTGGCGCTGGCGTTGCGGCACCGGAAAAAACGTTCGTGCGGGCACTGACCCAATACTGGCCCGGCGTGAGATTCTTGACCTCGAAAGTGCCGTTTGTGGTGTTGTACGAAGAGAGATCGAAAGTGTTATCGCCGAAAAGCATCGGATTTTCGCGCGGCGCGACGAACATGGTCACGTTGCGCGGAATCTGTCCCGTTCTGGAATCCATGACCCGGCCGCGGATTTTGAAGAGCCGTTGCTGAGCCAGCGTAAAATCGATCGCGCTCAGTTCGCCGCCTGGCGCAATTTCGATGGACATGGCTGCGGACGGATCGGCGGTGCCTGGATAGTAGGTAAGCACGTACCCCGGATCGATAACCTCATTCGACGAAGGTTCCTGTGGGAAGTTCTCCATCGGCGAGCGTGGTACGCTCGCTTTGACGTAATAACGCCCCGGAGTCATCGAATAGATCCGGTATTCGCCGTGATCGTCGGTCTTGGCCGAGCCTTCGGGGTCAAAGACGCGCCGGCCGTCTTCATCGTATATCGGCTTGAGCAGTTCAACGTTGACACCCGTCAATGGCTCTCCTGCCGGATCGGATACTCGTCCGCTGACGGCGCCTGCGGGCGTCAACCGGATCACGATGTCCTTCACCGCCT
This genomic window contains:
- a CDS encoding carboxypeptidase-like regulatory domain-containing protein — protein: MTFIPAAVILALLAPGPQAQPAAAAKASIEGYVLRAGTGEPIARARITASRTSGPDDASFQPNRTVAIPPLNTGSDGHFLVTDLTPGTYLVMAQRNGFARQGYGARAPGRGGTPLKIAAGEAVKDIVIRLTPAGAVSGRVSDPAGEPLTGVNVELLKPIYDEDGRRVFDPEGSAKTDDHGEYRIYSMTPGRYYVKASVPRSPMENFPQEPSSNEVIDPGYVLTYYPGTADPSAAMSIEIAPGGELSAIDFTLAQQRLFKIRGRVMDSRTGQIPRNVTMFVAPRENPMLFGDNTFDLSSYNTTNGTFEVKNLTPGQYWVSARTNVFSGAATPAPERQQGRIAVDVSNADVENVVIVFSPGMTIPGRLSIEGGAAVSSLPNLDSVEIVLTPVVAGREIPTASMEISKAISNDGTFVIENVQPGSYRLSMTPLQQGFYVKEAQLDSADILGGASISGSVSGGLEIVLSSQVGEVDGTLVDRDHHPVRGVQAILIPDGLRNRHDLYRYATSDQNGQFIMRTVAPGDYKLFAWEDIDDYEFNDPEFLRKYEELGTPVKITELSKLPVEVKVIPAGQ
- a CDS encoding PEP/pyruvate-binding domain-containing protein, producing the protein MIYPLDHQAARDVNLAGGKASALATFLSANFPVPEGFLVTTASEPDLAMHLRSLEERIGSHSVFAVRSSGYSEDSEYSSFAGQYETILGVRGFEPISAAIARCFASFLNAQSALYRKSRGAGVQGGAVIVQRMIEAEAAGVAFTVDPVTGASDRILIESNFGVGDSVVGGHVNPDGFTVTKKSGQVIERRIAAKHVKSLLRPGGSVLVPMPEAFVSHPSLSDEGIRAVADLACKAEEHLSVPVDIEWAWKEGKVWLLQARAVTTSKGIRDSG